In Pseudonocardia sp. DSM 110487, the sequence ACGGTGCACGCCATGCCGGCAGCGCCCGCCGGGTACACGCTGCTCGAGGCCACCCCACGATGATGACGCGGCCCACGGTGCCGACCCTGCTGTCGGCGGCGGCCGCCGTCCTCGCGCTCCTCGCCGGATGTGCCACCGCGCCAGGCGGCGGCACCATCACCTTCCGGCCGACCGACACCGGCATCTGGGCCCTCGACTACGCGACGGCGCTGCGCCTGCTCGCCATCGGCGTCGTCCCGGAGCACGCGGCGCGATACCACTTCGAGCCCGATCCGATCGTGACGGCGGCCTACCAGATCCTGCAGGACGCCGGCGTGGCTCTCGTCGAGCCGTCGAACGTCGAACTCGTCGCCGCGGCCACCCCCGATCTGATCATCGGAGAGTCCGGCACCGACACGGAGCTGGTAGCGAGGCTGGAACAACTCGCACCGGTGCTCATCGTGGACGGGATGAAACCGCTGGCCGCCCAGTTGGTCGAACTCGGCACCGCAACCGGTCACGCGCAGCAGGCGACACAGCTCACCGAGCGCCTCGAGACCCTGCTCGCGGAGATGAAGCGGCGCGTCACGGCGTCCGAACACGCCGGAGCGACCGTGTCGGTGATCTCCGCATGCGGTGCCGGAGCCTTCTGCACGTACGGCACCG encodes:
- a CDS encoding ABC transporter substrate-binding protein — translated: MTRPTVPTLLSAAAAVLALLAGCATAPGGGTITFRPTDTGIWALDYATALRLLAIGVVPEHAARYHFEPDPIVTAAYQILQDAGVALVEPSNVELVAAATPDLIIGESGTDTELVARLEQLAPVLIVDGMKPLAAQLVELGTATGHAQQATQLTERLETLLAEMKRRVTASEHAGATVSVISACGAGAFCTYGTDRGFGPILSELGFRRPPSQSGRGNEFGFSSISPEELSRQTADVVIDLQGSVAFGGTSPLDDPLLDVSGSVTGRVDFNAWYGTGPLHTVWVLHDLDAVLFGDGASATAEDGPALWATVIGAA